The window CGGGAGGCCAGCCGCTCCCGGAGGACGGCGCGCTGGGCCTCGCCGAGGTGGGGGCTCCCCGCCACGTCGAAGCGCAGGGTCACCCGGGTGCTGGTCTTGTTGACGTGCTGGCCGCCGGGACCGCCGCTTCGCGAGGCGGACAGCTCCACGGCGTCGTCGGGGAGTTCCAGGGTATCGTTGACGTTGATCATGGCAGGGACGTCTCAGGCCTGCGGCAGCGAGCCCGAAGTGGTGGCACAAGCTTCAGCTTGCGCGGCTCAATCCTCCCGGATGCACCCCGGTGAAGCCGGGGTCGCGACAAAGCGGCCGCTCGACAGCCGGCGGCCGCACTCCGTCAGCGGTAGAGGCAGAGGTAGGCCGTGTCCACCGCCACCCGGAGCTGGAATTTCACGCCCGCGGCCACCGTGAACTCGGCGTCGGCCGCGAAGGTCTCCCAGGTCTCGCTCCCGGGGAGCTTCACCACCAGTTCCCCCGAGACCACCTTCATGATCTCCAGGGTG of the Acidobacteriota bacterium genome contains:
- a CDS encoding pyrimidine/purine nucleoside phosphorylase; the encoded protein is MFKVNEYFGGNVKSIAFAAAGGPATVGVMAPGEYEFGTSTLEIMKVVSGELVVKLPGSETWETFAADAEFTVAAGVKFQLRVAVDTAYLCLYR